The Triticum aestivum cultivar Chinese Spring chromosome 7B, IWGSC CS RefSeq v2.1, whole genome shotgun sequence genome window below encodes:
- the LOC123161343 gene encoding thiosulfate sulfurtransferase 16, chloroplastic gives MASACFFARCVSVPAHLLANPTPLAITTCGLRRLGAAGARPVCAAGRMLGSVRYGTGAALGPKEADAEVAAVPPSVPVRVAYELQLAGHRYLDVRTEGEFGGGHPAGAVNIPYMHSTGSGMAKNSGFLEQVSAIFRREDEIIIGCQSGRRSLMAAAELCSAGFSGVTDIAGGFSAWKENGLPINQ, from the exons ATGGCGTCGGCCTGCTTCTTCGCCCGCTGCGTCTCCGTCCCTGCGCACCTCCTGGCCAACCCCACGCCCCTCGCCATCACCACCTGCGG GCTGCGGCGGCTTGGAGCCGCGGGAGCGAGGCCGGTGTGCGCCGCCGGGAGGATGCTCGGCTCCGTCAG ATACGGCACTGGAGCGGCGTTGGGCCCCAAGGAAGCCGATGCGGAGGTGGCCGCCGTGCCGCCGTCGGTGCCGGTGCGCGTCGCCTATGAGCTGCAGCTGGCCGGCCACCGCTACCTCGACGTCAG AACGGAGGGTGAGTTCGGCGGCGGGCATCCGGCAGGAGCGGTGAACATCCCCTACATGCACAGCACCGGCTCTG GGATGGCGAAAAACTCGGGTTTTCTAGAGCAAGTGTCGGCGATATTCAGGAGAGAGGACGAGATCATCATC GGATGCCAGAGTGGCAGGAGATCTCTCATGGCAGCAGCCGAACTCTGCTCCGCT GGCTTCAGTGGCGTGACCGACATCGCCGGAGGGTTTTCTGCTTGGAAGGAGAACGGGCTGCCGATCAACCAGTGA